Proteins found in one Brachypodium distachyon strain Bd21 chromosome 5, Brachypodium_distachyon_v3.0, whole genome shotgun sequence genomic segment:
- the LOC104585321 gene encoding uncharacterized protein LOC104585321, translating into MHISFPISACPPSAADFAPGSAHLAGSLGPSRIVDADLGSCPLWAYPSPACRHSRIYQSTLLAGPILYKASISGGSRSSWFDLLQRQTQLQPLMVTKMFGRHHCLRCGSIEKSGGGHERELYENEDADYNY; encoded by the exons ATGCACATCTCGTTCCCGATCTCGGCGTGCCCGCCGTCGGCCGCTGATTTCGCCCCTGGCTCCGCGCATCTCGCCGGCAGCCTCGGACCGAGCAGGATCGTCGACGCCGACCTCGGCTCGTGTCCACTCTGGGCCTACCCCTCCCCAGCCTGTAGACACAGCCGCATCTATCAGTCAACTCTACTCGCTGGACCAATCCTTTATAAG GCTTCAATTTCGGGAGGCTCCCGGAGCAGCTGGTTCGATCTACTCCAGCGCCAGACTCAGCTTCAACCACTGATGGTGACTAAAAT GTTTGGGCGTCATCATTGCTTAAGGTGTGGAAGCATTGAAAAATCTGGTGGAGGACATGAAAGAG